The genomic segment TTTGCCGACAAGGCCGAGTCCATCTTCAAGGCCGATCATATCGACAGCCATCCCCGGCCAGCCAAGGACACCGGGGCCTTCTGCGCCGATATCGCTCCGGGAACAACCCCTTATATTTTGCTGAACTACACCGGCAATAATTCCTCGGTGTCCACCCTGGCCCACGAGCTGGGGCACGGGGTTCACGATCTGTACGCCCAGGGGCACTACTTCAGCTCGTCGCACACCACCCTGCCGCTGGCCGAGACGGCCTCCACCATCTCCGAGTTGATGGTGTTTGAAAAACTTTTGGGCCAGGCCAGGTCCGACAAGGAGCGCCGGGCCATGCTGCTGGAGAAGCTGGGCGACTCCTATGCCACCGTCATCCGCCAGGCATATTTCGTGATGTTCGAGAATCAGGCCCATAAAAGGATCACCGAAGGAATCAAGTCCGACCAGCTGAGCGACCTGTATATCAAGCAGCTGCGCTCCCAGCTGGGCTCGGCGGTGGAGGTGGCCGAGGAATTCCGCAGCGAGTGGGCCTACATTCCGCACATCTTCCAGACCCCGTTCTACTGCTACGCCTACAACTTCGGGGAACTTTTAGCCCTGGCCCTGTTCGCCCGTTACAAGGACGAGGGCAAACCCTTCGTTCCCAAGATCGAGAAGATCCTGGCCTACGGCGGATCCCAGAGTCCGGACCAGATCATCAAGGAGGTGGGCATGGATATGTCCTCGCCGGAATTCTGGCAGGGCAGCTTCGAGGTGGTCAAGACCTGGCTGAGCGAACTGAAGAGACTGTCAAAATAATAAACCCCAAAGGGCTGCCGGCATCCGGCAGCCCTTTTTAGTTTCGCTGAAAATAATGTCACACTGAGATTATTCCGTGCCCCGCAGGTTGAAGTGTACGCATATGAGCGCGTCGGCATCTTGGTTTGACCTCACCCCATCCCTCTCCTAAGGCATTAGGAGAGGGAGATGATGATTTTTGTATTGCAGAAATACGCAATTTGTAGTAATATGAAAAAATGATAATTTACTATTCTGTCGTTGGTTGATGTTTCTACAGCAACTGATAAACGGCCTGACGGTGGGCTCCATCTATGCCCTGATAGTCCTGGGCTTTTAAGCCAGTGGGGGCTCAATTCCCGGGCGGCGGTCGGGTGCTGCTGCTGAGGCCGCAGGGGATACCGGGGAACAAGACGGATAGGATCTGAAAACGAAAGTCGGGCATCAGTGTGTTAAACGATTCGGTGGCACTATAGTAATTTAATTGCATTTGGTAAAAAATATGAAAATACTATTGGCTGGACCAGGCACTGGAAAAACAACAAAAATAAAAAGCATTATAACTGAACAATATGATGGTTGTAAAAATATTGTAGTACTCTCTTTTACCAATGCTACGGTAAAAGATTTAAATACCAAATTCTCAAAGTGTGAAAATGTTACGTGTATGACACTTCACAGTTTTGCCTTAAAGTATAATCATCTACCTGAGTTGCATATTCTAATAAAAGAAGAACAAAACATATTAAAATGGATAGCTGGAAAACTGAAAATAGACTTTGATACTATTTGTGAAATTCTTCATTGTATAACTTTTAATAAAATGATACTCGCGTGTTTGGCTTTTATAAAAAGCAACTCGGCATATTTTGTAGATAAATTAGGCAAACTTGATCTTTTGGTTGTAGACGAATTCCAGGATTTTAACCCCGTCGAACAAAATTTTGTGCTTCAATTATCAAAGATTGCTTCCGAAACTATTATATTGGGTGACGATGACCAATCCATATACGGGTTTAAAGATGCTGACCCGGATGGAATTATTTCTTTGTACAAAAATGAAAATGTAGAAAAAATCCAGCACGAGAATTTATGTTATCGCTGTCCAGATAACGTTGTTGATTATGCTGTACGCTTAATAAAAATAAACAAAAACAGAATCCCCAAAAAATGGTTAAAAACAAGCAAGGGCGGACTTGTAAATATCGTACAACATATAACGCAAGAAGAATCGGACGATTATATTTTGGATAAAATAAAAACAATATGTCGTAGTGATCTGAATGCAAGTATTTTATTATTAAGTGCTGTTGGTTTTTCAGTTGATGCACTTAAAAATAAATTGATAGATAAAGGCATTGAGTTCGTTGATTTTTGGCATAATGACCTTGATGAAGAAAAATTAGTATATATTTGGTGGCTTAACCTATTTTATGGAGATAAGAAAACATTATTTTTATTATTGCTGCTAAAACATTACAAAGCTTTACAAAAAAAGAAAAATCTTACTTATTTTAAAGATAAAATAGAAAAGGATTTCGACGTGACCGCCATATTATCTGAGACAAGAAAGTTTAACGAATTGCCCAGCAATATAGCTAGACATATAACTGCACCACCAAATTTTGATACTTTGGCAAAAGAGTTACCGGTTTTTGAACGATTTCGTGAATATCTTAATTTAAATGACCTGCCAAATTCTGTAAAAACCATTACTAAAAGAATGCGTAACCCCATAGAATTTATCGATAATAAAGTAAATATTATGTCTATTCATAAATCAAAAGGGCTAGAAGCAGATTATGTTATTATAAATGGGTTGATAACAGGAATTCTGCCAAATGAAACGAAAGGCGTTGATACGATAGAAGCACAACGAAGATTATTGTTTGTGGGTATTACACGGGCAAAAAAGGAATTAGATCTAATTTCAACTGTGGAATGGGAAGCAAAAGACGCGCATAAAGTTGATTTTAAAGAATTTCGTTTCAATTACAAAAGAAAGAAATATAATGCAAAAACATCTAAGTTTATCGAGGAAATATCTTTATAGATCAACTTAGTTAAGTGAAAAACAAACTTAAAATATTCATCTGGCCTTTTAGTTGAGTGCCATGGTGGCCCCAAGATCTTCCGCCCACAGGGCCTGCTGCCCAGCAAAAGAAGGAGGCTGGAGCTGGAGGAGTGAACTGACCTGCTGGCACTGAATACCTGTTACCATAGTAAATAGATCAATAATTAAAACTATTGGAGATAATATGAAAAAAATCGTTATGGTCCTGGTGCTTCTGGCAGCGGCCATGATCCAGGCCGGCTGGGCGGCCAGGCCGGCCGGGCCCCAGGATAATTTCCGCTTGGTGGTGCTGGCCGACCGCACCGGCGGAGCCAACCAAAAGGCTTTCGAAATGGTGCTGAAGGATATCGAGCGGATGAAGCCGGACCTGGTGGTGACGGTGGGCGATTTCATCGAGGGCTACAAGGACTCGGCCGGGACGGTCAAGGACTGGGACCAGACCCTGCCAATGCTAAAAGTGCTCTCCTGCCCGGTGTACCTGACCCCGGGCAACCACGACATCACCACGCCGGAGGTGCGCAGCATCTTCATCAAAAAGACCGGGCGGAACCCCTATTATTCCTTTGATCACCAGAACAGCCATTTCATAGTCCTGGACAACTCCCTGGTGGAGACCCTTGATAAAATGGAGCCCGCCCAGATCAGGTGGCTGGAGAAGGACCTGAAAAGCATCAGGAAAAAATCCGGCATCTACGTTTTCATGCACAAGCCGTTCTGGACGGCCGGGGTGGGGGCCGGAAAACCGGATAAGCTGCATGACTTGTTCAAAAAATACAAAGTGACGGCGGTGTTCACCGGACACTGGCATAATTATGCCTCGGAGGTTTACGACGGCGTTCGCTATGTGGTGATGGGCAGCTCCGGGGCGGATATCGGGCCCACCGAGAATGTCAGCCTGGCCGGCTTTTACCAGTACCTGTGGGT from the Candidatus Edwardsbacteria bacterium genome contains:
- a CDS encoding ATP-dependent helicase, which encodes MKILLAGPGTGKTTKIKSIITEQYDGCKNIVVLSFTNATVKDLNTKFSKCENVTCMTLHSFALKYNHLPELHILIKEEQNILKWIAGKLKIDFDTICEILHCITFNKMILACLAFIKSNSAYFVDKLGKLDLLVVDEFQDFNPVEQNFVLQLSKIASETIILGDDDQSIYGFKDADPDGIISLYKNENVEKIQHENLCYRCPDNVVDYAVRLIKINKNRIPKKWLKTSKGGLVNIVQHITQEESDDYILDKIKTICRSDLNASILLLSAVGFSVDALKNKLIDKGIEFVDFWHNDLDEEKLVYIWWLNLFYGDKKTLFLLLLLKHYKALQKKKNLTYFKDKIEKDFDVTAILSETRKFNELPSNIARHITAPPNFDTLAKELPVFERFREYLNLNDLPNSVKTITKRMRNPIEFIDNKVNIMSIHKSKGLEADYVIINGLITGILPNETKGVDTIEAQRRLLFVGITRAKKELDLISTVEWEAKDAHKVDFKEFRFNYKRKKYNAKTSKFIEEISL